The segment TCCTGGTGGTTCTGGGTTTGATCCTGGTGGTGGTGAAGCAGCTGCAAAGGGAGCCGCGCAGAAGGAAAAGTGGGCGCAGGGGGGATCGGCAGGCGCTGGAGGGTCAGGAGGGGCAGGGGGCGCAGAAGTCGCAGAAGCCCCAGGAGGCGCAGCGGTCGCAAAAGAACCAGTCACCGGCATCCGGCAGCCGGAGTCCGGATTCAGCATTCACGGGTATCCGGGATGGGTTGGCCCCGGGCCGGCATTTCTGGTGGGTGATCGGGCCGGTGGCGGCTTTGGGAGTATGGTCCACGGTGATGTCCCCCCATCCGGCCCTGGCGATTCAGGGACTGATCATGCTGGCCACGTACCTGGGGTTTTTTTACCTGGTGGTGGTGTCCGTGCGCTCCCGGAAAGAGCAGCGGGCCCTGGTGTGGGTGGTGGTGGGCACGGCCGTGTTTTTGTGTGTGATCGGGCTGCTCAAGCGGTTTGACATCCTGGTGTTCCACTGGTGGGATTATACAGAAGAGCTGGGAAGCAAATTTTATGGCCTGTCTCTGACCGGGGTGTATGTCAACCGCAACCACATGGCCGGATTCCTGGAGATGGCCATTCCCATGATGCTGGGGATGTTTCTGACCCGGTCCCGCTCCCCGGAGGCCCGCATCGGCATGATCTGCCTGGCCCTGTTTCTGGTTGTGTGCCAGGCGTTGACCCTGTCCCGGGGCGGATGGACCGGCACAGCCGTTGCCATGGTGTTCATGGCCGTTGTGCTGCTCCTGAAAAAAGGATTTGTTCACAAGCGCCTGGTGGGAACCCTGCTGGGCGCCGTGGTGGTCATCGGCCTGATCGTCATGGCCAGCACCCCCGTAAACGCGGGGTCAGGCCTGCGTTATTGTAGTTATTGGGGGGTAAAGTATCGGGTG is part of the Desulfotignum phosphitoxidans DSM 13687 genome and harbors:
- a CDS encoding O-antigen ligase family protein — protein: MHAWAQTLIQILVVLGLILVVVKQLQREPRRRKSGRRGDRQALEGQEGQGAQKSQKPQEAQRSQKNQSPASGSRSPDSAFTGIRDGLAPGRHFWWVIGPVAALGVWSTVMSPHPALAIQGLIMLATYLGFFYLVVVSVRSRKEQRALVWVVVGTAVFLCVIGLLKRFDILVFHWWDYTEELGSKFYGLSLTGVYVNRNHMAGFLEMAIPMMLGMFLTRSRSPEARIGMICLALFLVVCQALTLSRGGWTGTAVAMVFMAVVLLLKKGFVHKRLVGTLLGAVVVIGLIVMASTPVNAGSGLRYCSYWGVKYRVLLDVDKRWGSI